TGAGGCCGTCATAAATAATTAGGAATTATGAATTGTGAATTATGAACAAAGTATCGAGTTGAATCAGAAACGCTGAGTTGTTTCCTCATTCATCCCTCATAATTCATCCCTCATAATTTGGTATCGGTCACAAGCAAAAACAACTTTCAATACAGCCGGACAAAATGAAGGTAAGACGAACTTTCGCGCACTATCCTGGTTGCACCATTGTGAAATCAGGTCTTCGGATGAGAAAAAGGGAAGGAATTGAGAGAGTTGTATTTTCCCGCAACCCTGAACCCTGAACCCTCAATGGTATTCCAAATGTCGAGATGTTATCGTTTTGGAGAGGTGACAGTATATCCAGTCTGAGGCTTTCGAACTGATCGCCCATGCTGAAGGACTTCGACCTTAATTTTTTGCCGTCCAAATTTTACTGCCTCAGCTTTGGATGGCACGAACACATCTATTTTATTCCCCTTGATTTTACTGCCGGTATCGGCGACGTGGTAAATGCCGGAATATTTCCCGGCGTGGATCTTCACCACAGACCCAAGTGGCAGGACTCGAACATCCGCGGCAATCATTCCACGTTCAGTTGGTTTTCCTGACGCCGTCCGCCCTTTTAAGCAATAGGCCGTGGCGGTGTAGGAATCAGCCGGCTGTGGAATCAGTGAATTGGTGTTCAAGGTATTTGAAGACTTGCGGTTTTGGTTGGCAGAAGCGCCAGTGTTTCGGTTGGTGGTTTGAGACGGATTTTTGCTGTTTTTGCCCTGCTTTTGACCAAGTGCGGTCACATACCCAGAGCCAAGTGCAGCCAGCGCCAAAATCACCACGGCGGAGATAACTCGCGTTACCTTTGAGGTGGGAAGTTGGTTTGTTACCCGTGGTTCAAATCGTCCCATTGAAATACCTCCTTGTCTGCCTTAGCCAATATCCCATATCGGCATAGCATCGTGATCACCATAAGCCTGCTTCTTCTACCGCTGGCTTCCAATCAGATTGGGTTCATCGGCACACATCATCACAAAACATCCAGAAATCGGGTGTTCCATCATGTGTATTGAGAAGTTTTATGCTTACAGCTTGAGTGGTCGAATAGGATATGTGCGAAAGTCCAGGCATTATAGCAGACGTGTCAAGTATCGCTTCTCGGGGTGGTTTGGGGGGAGGGGGTTAATTTCCAGCCGAAATACATTGAAGCCAACAGGATACCGGCTGAAACCAGACAGGCCAACACCGCTAAAACGTCTCCATGTGCGGCATAAAATGTGAGTCTTTCGGACTCAAAGCCGTAGCGAACTGGCCAGACCTTTACGGTGGCTTCTTCCTGCTTTGTCCGGTCAGCCACTTCGCCGGTTGCCAGGATAAAAACACTGATTCCGGTGTTGGTTACGCGCACGGTATCAAGCTGATTTTCGACGGCTCGGATCACCAGATGACGGTAGTGCTGCTCCGTACCGTGTGTTTTTCCAAACCAGCCATCATTGGCAATGTTGATGAGCGCCCCGGCGCCTTGCCGGCGAAAGGAGGTGTCGAGATCAGGAAAGACCGCTTCGAAACAGATTGTGGTGCCAAAGATTTTCCCTCTGAATTGGGTTGGAACAGGGTGACTGGCCGGAATGGCATCCAGAGCCAGCGGGGTAAACCCAACCTGCTCAAACAGGCTGCGGAGCGGCATGTATTCGCCAAAAGGCAGCAAATGGACCTTGGTATATTCGCTCGTCACGGCACCGGTTGGATCAACCACCGCCGCAATGTTGGTAAACTTTCCACCAGCGGCGCTTCGAACACTGTTAAACAACACACCTGCCTGTTGCTCGGCAGCCAGATGCTGAATGGCTTTCAGTTCAAAGGATTCAGAATCATTTAAGAGAAAACTGGACTGGGATTCCGGCCACACAATCAACCGGGTCGGAGATGCCACCTGCTTCATTCCCTGGCGGGAAAGATCTATCTGGCGTTGAAACGCCTGGGTAAACTCAGCATCAGAGTTGAATAAAACCGGCACCATCGGCTGGACCGCCACAATGTCAACCGGTTCGCGTGTCTGCCGGAGACGATGTGTTGCCTCGATTGTGTTTTGACCATCAACCCATATCAGGCCAATCGTGCCCACCGCGCAGATAGTTGCGATCACAGCCTGACGTCGCCCCTGTAATGCCCACCAGCCAAGCGCGGCACAGGCCACCAGCCCAAAACTCAGTCCATAAATCCCGGTAAAGCGTGCCAATTGAATCAAGGTGGGTTGTAACGCGAGCGTGTACCCAAGCGAAATCCATCCCATATCAGCCAGGTGAATGCGCAGATACTCGCCGGCAACCCACATCCAGGGTGCTGCCACGAGCCCCAACCAGGGCCGAAAGCGACTGGCGATGGCCACACCACCGGCAAACAATC
This Acidobacteriota bacterium DNA region includes the following protein-coding sequences:
- a CDS encoding 3D domain-containing protein, whose protein sequence is MGRFEPRVTNQLPTSKVTRVISAVVILALAALGSGYVTALGQKQGKNSKNPSQTTNRNTGASANQNRKSSNTLNTNSLIPQPADSYTATAYCLKGRTASGKPTERGMIAADVRVLPLGSVVKIHAGKYSGIYHVADTGSKIKGNKIDVFVPSKAEAVKFGRQKIKVEVLQHGRSVRKPQTGYTVTSPKR
- the lnt gene encoding apolipoprotein N-acyltransferase, whose protein sequence is MIELSTLRNWMVTHPLALALGAGVVSACLLVLSFPPFDVWWLAVIATLPLIGAAQITQKPVPCFFAGWIAGTGVYYGGCWWISHSMIVYGGIPVLAAHGLTLVIAAILGFFTGLFAGGVAIASRFRPWLGLVAAPWMWVAGEYLRIHLADMGWISLGYTLALQPTLIQLARFTGIYGLSFGLVACAALGWWALQGRRQAVIATICAVGTIGLIWVDGQNTIEATHRLRQTREPVDIVAVQPMVPVLFNSDAEFTQAFQRQIDLSRQGMKQVASPTRLIVWPESQSSFLLNDSESFELKAIQHLAAEQQAGVLFNSVRSAAGGKFTNIAAVVDPTGAVTSEYTKVHLLPFGEYMPLRSLFEQVGFTPLALDAIPASHPVPTQFRGKIFGTTICFEAVFPDLDTSFRRQGAGALINIANDGWFGKTHGTEQHYRHLVIRAVENQLDTVRVTNTGISVFILATGEVADRTKQEEATVKVWPVRYGFESERLTFYAAHGDVLAVLACLVSAGILLASMYFGWKLTPSPQTTPRSDT